The genomic segment TTTTATACCACAAGGAGTGTCGTATGCAAGGGACTGGAAGATGGATCGGATTGGATTTGAGTAAAGAAACGTATGAAATGCGTTACTTTGATCAAAAAGGGAAAGTCGCAGGTTCGGGAGGGCTGACAACAAAAGTCGGAAGAGCAAAACTGTATGCAAAGTTAAAATCGGAAGATATTGTCGCGATGGAAGCGAATAGTCTTGCGTTTGTAATGGAGCAGGAGATGAGAACAATTGGCTGCACAGTAATAATCTTAAACGCATCGCAGCTATCGGTAATCTATGCCAGTACGAAGAAAACGGATAAGGAAGATGCGGTAAAGCTTGCACGGTTAATAAAGATATATGAAAAAGAGGATTTACCGACCGTAGATGTGCCGACGGATAAGGAATGGTATCGGAGAAAACTCATCAAAGAGTACAAGACACTAAAAGCTGACCGGACACGGGAAATCAATCGGCTGCATGCGTTATTCGTACAATGTGGGATAACAACGATAAAACGCAGTAATGTGCAAACCGATGTAAATCGGCAGGAAGTGTTGCCGCAGCTTTTTGATTATGAAGCAAGGCAAGCGAAACGAGTGTGTGCCAGACTTACGGTATTGGATGCACAGATAGAAGAGCTGGATCAGCTGATAAAAAAGGAATGTAAAGAAGATGAAGATATCCAACGATTGCAAACGATACCGGGAGTCGGAGATAAGACAGCGCTCGCCTTTGCCGCTTATGTCGGAGATGGAAAGCGCTTTAATAATGGAGATCAAGTGTCCAATTACTTAGGGATAGTGCCGCGGGTTGATTGTTCGGGAACGATAAACAAGTATGGGCATATTACAAAGAAGGGAAATGGAGTCGTAAGGTCATTGCTCTATCAAGCAGCATGGGCAATAGTACGGAGTAAACGCGGGGGAGCTTTAAAGGCAAAGTATTTTTATATGACTGAACATGGGAAGGGGAAGAAGATATCGATAACGG from the Treponema vincentii F0403 genome contains:
- a CDS encoding IS110 family transposase, with translation MQGTGRWIGLDLSKETYEMRYFDQKGKVAGSGGLTTKVGRAKLYAKLKSEDIVAMEANSLAFVMEQEMRTIGCTVIILNASQLSVIYASTKKTDKEDAVKLARLIKIYEKEDLPTVDVPTDKEWYRRKLIKEYKTLKADRTREINRLHALFVQCGITTIKRSNVQTDVNRQEVLPQLFDYEARQAKRVCARLTVLDAQIEELDQLIKKECKEDEDIQRLQTIPGVGDKTALAFAAYVGDGKRFNNGDQVSNYLGIVPRVDCSGTINKYGHITKKGNGVVRSLLYQAAWAIVRSKRGGALKAKYFYMTEHGKGKKISITAIARKMAKLLYVVMKNKQMVYQEMPAPSLRAG